The following are from one region of the Silene latifolia isolate original U9 population chromosome 9, ASM4854445v1, whole genome shotgun sequence genome:
- the LOC141599609 gene encoding uncharacterized protein LOC141599609, with translation MATSSTPSTTSLGKDSWLRSVMDKCILKDDGSNFLEWESNIKSAALSDNVLTYLTDAPPIEPGARASSAVRTAHDDYVRMLNDIKNVLIWSISPKLKLSCISLNAYEIFTRMITMFSQTPKVRQYDAAARFFEAKLERGQKVGPHVLKMVEYVDILERLGCKIPKTLVVDRILHSLPTKFAHFRVNYNMNGMDKSYHEIHALLTQAERDMEASGSEKGDVLTMKLKNMSLGVKKGKGKEKSQFKKSSKKIDKGKGKAVVNGNPKAKSVKLSEAECFHCNGKGHYRRSCPKYLEDLKEGRVTPIDS, from the exons atggcaacttcatcaactccatcgactacttcactaggcaaagattcatggctaaggtccgtaatggacaaatgtattttaaaagatgatggtagtaactttcttgaatgggaatccaacatcaaaagtgctgcgttgtccgacaatgtgctcacttacttgaccgatgctcctcctatcgagcccggtgcaagagcttcatcggcggtgcggaccgcccatgatgactatgtgaggatgttgaatgatatcaagaatgtgttgatatggtcaatatcgccaaagctcaagctatcatgcatttctttaaatgcttacgagatattcactcgtatgatcactatgttttcacaaacacctaaagtccgtcaatacgatgcggcggcacgcttctttgaagctaagcttgagaggggccaaaaggttggtccccatgtccttaaaatggtcgaatatgttgacatcctagagcgtctagggtgtaagattcctaaaactcttgtggtggatcgtatccttcactcactcccaaccaagtttgcccactttagggtaaactacaacatgaatggtatggataagagttaccatgaaattcatgcactcctcacccaagcggagagggatatggaggctagtgggagtgaaaagggagatgttttaaccatgaagttaaaaaacatgtctcttggagtcaagaaaggaaaagggaaagaaaagtcccaattcaagaaatcgtcaaagaaaattgacaagggaaaggggaaggccgttgtgaatggcaatcccaaggcaaaaagtgtcaagctctccgaggccgaatgtttccattgcaatgggaaggggcattataggaggagttgtcccaaatacttggaggatctcaaggaagggcgtgtgacgcctattg atTCCTAA